A single window of Neisseria sp. KEM232 DNA harbors:
- the lgt gene encoding prolipoprotein diacylglyceryl transferase, whose translation MIIHPQFDPVALQLGPLAIRWYALSYIVGFVLFMWLGRRRIKKGGTPFTNEMLDDFLTWGVLGVILGGRLGFVLFYQPEYYLSHPTDIIKVWNGGMSFHGGFLGVVAASWLFARKHGLKWLQVLDFIAPLVPLGLASGRIGNFINGELWGRITDPAAFWAMGFPQAADVDARLAAGNAQWAQWLLQYGALPRHPSQLYQFALEGVLLFVVVWLFSNKPRPTGQTAMLFLAGYGLFRFIAEYARQPDDYLGLLTLGLSMGQWLSLPMLVLGAAGFVWFGKRGKQAA comes from the coding sequence ATGATTATCCACCCGCAGTTCGATCCCGTTGCCCTCCAACTCGGGCCGCTTGCCATCCGCTGGTACGCGCTCAGCTATATTGTCGGCTTTGTCCTTTTTATGTGGCTCGGCCGCCGCCGCATCAAAAAGGGCGGCACGCCGTTTACCAATGAAATGCTCGACGATTTCCTCACCTGGGGCGTGCTCGGCGTCATCCTCGGCGGGCGGCTCGGTTTCGTGCTGTTTTACCAGCCGGAATATTATTTGTCGCACCCGACCGACATTATTAAGGTGTGGAACGGCGGCATGTCTTTTCACGGCGGCTTTCTCGGCGTGGTGGCGGCAAGCTGGCTGTTCGCCCGCAAGCACGGTTTGAAATGGTTGCAGGTGCTCGACTTTATCGCACCGCTGGTGCCGCTCGGCCTGGCTTCGGGACGCATCGGTAATTTCATCAACGGCGAGCTGTGGGGGCGGATTACCGATCCCGCCGCCTTTTGGGCAATGGGTTTTCCGCAGGCGGCCGACGTGGACGCGCGTCTGGCGGCGGGCAACGCGCAGTGGGCGCAGTGGCTGCTGCAATACGGTGCGCTGCCGCGCCATCCGTCGCAGCTTTACCAGTTTGCGCTGGAAGGCGTGCTGCTGTTTGTTGTCGTATGGCTGTTTTCAAACAAACCGCGCCCGACGGGGCAGACGGCGATGCTGTTTCTCGCAGGCTACGGCCTGTTCCGCTTTATCGCCGAATACGCCCGCCAGCCCGACGATTATCTCGGCCTGCTGACGCTGGGGCTGTCGATGGGGCAGTGGCTCAGCCTGCCGATGCTGGTGTTGGGCGCGGCCGGTTTCGTTTGGTTCGGCAAACGGGGAAAACAGGCGGCTTAA
- a CDS encoding TonB-dependent receptor, with protein MCLSQPRRLPLLLALAFACPAYADTDQTPEKAEESTALEEVVVTGERSKRSGFATGTSHKVFTTPDIDRSGHNLSATDLLKQTVNTVDLGSGNDLPTVRGVDGSGPAVGAVAFFAGTRPRLNLSIDGRSATYNEYAFGTQSLWDMQQVEILRGAQSDVRGQHAIAGAVVMRSKDPTPHWEGALRLGLGNQKTRNAAAVLSGPLVKDNLSFRLSAERQQRESYEPFISYDPTGNPRRVENTNIRFKLLYAPAEHPDLFSRLTVNRIRSRAPQNEILGNTASRRFLKEKPVFVTESTSGIWDISWQAAPNLRLENKLVYSRYQNERLHLPMSVSPQGVPAELKGREFQIEPTLHWHTDSGRLKGLAGLHYFRSSQDEWVDIRAIGGRNTFDDRNRVSAAFAEVTASPNDQWDITLAGRIEKESHKRQGGSGALHLDLDKGQTVFLPKIDIAYKPSAQWITGLKAVRGYNPGGAGITFGRPVVTYAYEPEYVNNFEWYTRWKSPDKRLQLSGNLFHSRYKDMQLPFYLGTNSVVIRNAEAARTYGAELGADWQAAEHLKLTAAVGLLHSKISRYPNSGIEGNRFGRAPKYTANLGAKYLHPSGFEAGGDIRFSGGYYSAADNAETGKIGSYSQTNLYAAYNFKQGRVSLYADNVFNSRRPVFISTADRQDALYQRPRSVGASVEWRF; from the coding sequence ATGTGCCTGTCCCAACCCCGCCGCCTGCCGCTGCTTTTGGCGCTGGCGTTTGCCTGCCCCGCCTATGCCGACACCGACCAAACGCCCGAAAAAGCCGAAGAAAGCACGGCCTTGGAAGAAGTCGTCGTTACCGGCGAGCGCAGTAAACGCAGCGGCTTTGCCACCGGCACCAGCCACAAAGTCTTCACCACACCCGATATCGACCGCAGCGGCCACAATCTTTCCGCCACCGACCTGCTCAAGCAGACGGTGAACACCGTGGATTTGGGCAGCGGCAACGACCTGCCCACGGTGCGCGGCGTCGACGGCTCGGGGCCGGCGGTGGGTGCGGTAGCCTTTTTCGCCGGTACGCGGCCGCGCCTGAACCTCTCCATCGACGGGCGCTCCGCCACTTACAACGAATACGCTTTCGGCACGCAGTCGCTGTGGGACATGCAGCAGGTGGAAATCCTGCGCGGTGCGCAAAGCGACGTGCGCGGCCAGCACGCCATTGCGGGCGCAGTGGTGATGCGCTCGAAAGATCCGACGCCGCATTGGGAGGGCGCGCTGCGTTTGGGCTTGGGCAACCAGAAAACGCGCAACGCCGCCGCCGTGCTGTCCGGGCCGCTGGTCAAAGACAATCTGTCTTTCCGCCTCAGTGCCGAGCGCCAGCAGCGCGAAAGTTACGAGCCTTTTATTTCCTACGATCCCACCGGCAACCCGCGCCGCGTGGAAAACACCAATATCCGCTTCAAACTGCTCTACGCCCCCGCCGAGCATCCCGACCTGTTCAGCCGCCTCACCGTCAACCGCATCCGCTCGCGCGCGCCACAAAACGAAATCCTCGGCAATACTGCCAGCCGCCGTTTTCTCAAAGAAAAACCCGTATTTGTTACCGAATCGACCTCGGGCATCTGGGACATCTCGTGGCAGGCCGCGCCCAATCTGCGGCTGGAAAACAAGTTGGTGTACAGCCGCTACCAAAACGAGCGCCTGCATCTGCCGATGAGCGTCAGCCCGCAGGGCGTGCCGGCCGAACTGAAAGGGCGCGAATTCCAAATAGAGCCTACGCTGCACTGGCACACCGACTCAGGCCGTCTGAAAGGTCTGGCCGGGTTGCACTACTTCCGCAGCAGCCAGGACGAATGGGTGGACATCCGCGCCATCGGCGGTCGCAACACATTTGACGACCGCAACCGCGTCTCCGCCGCCTTCGCCGAAGTGACCGCCAGCCCGAACGACCAATGGGACATCACCCTGGCCGGACGCATCGAAAAAGAATCGCACAAGCGCCAAGGCGGCAGCGGCGCGCTGCATCTTGATCTCGACAAAGGCCAAACCGTATTCCTGCCCAAAATCGACATCGCCTACAAACCGTCGGCGCAATGGATTACCGGCCTCAAAGCCGTGCGCGGCTACAACCCCGGCGGCGCAGGCATCACCTTCGGCCGCCCCGTCGTTACCTACGCCTACGAACCCGAGTATGTGAACAACTTCGAGTGGTACACCCGCTGGAAAAGCCCCGACAAACGCCTGCAGCTGAGCGGCAACCTGTTCCACAGCCGCTATAAAGACATGCAGCTGCCGTTTTATCTCGGCACCAACTCCGTCGTTATCCGCAACGCCGAAGCCGCCCGCACCTACGGCGCGGAGCTGGGCGCCGACTGGCAGGCTGCCGAACATCTCAAACTCACCGCCGCCGTCGGCCTGTTGCACAGCAAAATCAGCCGCTACCCCAATAGCGGCATCGAAGGCAACCGCTTCGGCCGCGCACCGAAATACACCGCCAATCTCGGCGCAAAATACCTGCACCCGAGCGGCTTTGAAGCCGGCGGCGACATACGCTTTTCCGGCGGCTACTACTCCGCCGCCGACAACGCCGAAACCGGCAAAATCGGCAGCTACAGCCAAACCAATCTGTATGCCGCCTACAACTTCAAACAAGGCCGTGTGTCGCTGTATGCCGACAACGTCTTCAACAGCCGCCGCCCCGTATTCATCTCCACCGCCGACCGCCAAGACGCCCTCTACCAACGCCCCCGCAGCGTCGGCGCCAGCGTCGAATGGCGGTTTTGA
- a CDS encoding DNA adenine methylase, with product MTQKPQPLVPWMGGKRRLAKHLIPMFPEHSCYVELFAGGAALFFLRPQPAKCEVLNDIDGQLINLYRVVQHHFDEFVRQFDWTLTSREVFARLQSVPPESMTDIQRAARFFYLQQTAFGGKTVHQHFGTTTTSKAWDASQIRAKLTAARNRLSGVFIENEPWERGFKRYDREHTFFYADPPYWQTAGYDRAFDWAQYQLLAKVMSESKGKIMLSINDHPDIRNLFKDFRIAQFELAYSIGRSKTGKTSGELAICNW from the coding sequence ATGACACAAAAACCCCAACCCTTGGTGCCTTGGATGGGCGGCAAACGCAGACTGGCAAAACACCTTATCCCCATGTTTCCCGAGCATTCCTGCTATGTCGAGCTGTTCGCAGGAGGAGCAGCACTGTTTTTCTTACGGCCGCAACCTGCCAAGTGCGAAGTCCTCAACGACATCGACGGCCAACTCATTAACCTTTACCGCGTAGTACAACACCATTTCGACGAATTTGTCCGGCAGTTTGACTGGACATTGACCAGCCGAGAAGTTTTTGCCCGGCTGCAATCCGTTCCCCCGGAGAGCATGACCGACATCCAGCGAGCCGCCCGTTTCTTTTACTTGCAGCAAACCGCCTTTGGCGGGAAGACCGTCCATCAACATTTTGGTACGACCACCACCTCAAAAGCATGGGATGCCTCTCAAATCAGAGCAAAGCTGACAGCGGCACGAAACCGCCTAAGCGGGGTATTTATCGAGAATGAGCCGTGGGAGCGTGGTTTCAAGCGATACGACCGCGAGCACACCTTCTTCTACGCCGATCCGCCGTATTGGCAGACTGCAGGCTACGACCGTGCTTTTGATTGGGCGCAGTATCAACTGCTGGCCAAAGTAATGAGTGAGAGTAAAGGAAAAATCATGTTGTCCATTAACGACCATCCGGACATCAGGAACTTGTTCAAAGACTTCCGCATTGCCCAGTTTGAACTGGCCTATTCCATCGGCAGGAGCAAAACCGGCAAGACAAGCGGCGAGCTGGCCATATGCAATTGGTAA
- a CDS encoding TetR/AcrR family transcriptional regulator: MNTNKRQILADTARQLFHQHGFAAVSVDRICREAAVSRPTFYKYFNGKSAIVQAVVVEQKNRVRAELEAVLAQCGTLESIADTFWRLQRESFAELYSAAFLRDMTDNTDLALERFFSELNEEKHVFLHGFFHTLQQRGLIRPDIPAELVGLFVRHADILAEQAQTLPRYSAEPQRLPQDILGLLLHGLAGEAV; encoded by the coding sequence ATGAACACAAACAAACGGCAAATCCTCGCCGACACCGCCCGACAACTGTTTCACCAACACGGCTTTGCCGCCGTATCCGTTGACAGAATCTGCCGCGAAGCCGCCGTCAGCCGCCCGACGTTTTACAAATATTTCAACGGCAAAAGCGCCATCGTGCAGGCGGTGGTTGTCGAACAGAAAAACCGCGTGCGCGCCGAATTGGAAGCCGTATTGGCGCAATGCGGCACATTGGAAAGCATTGCCGATACCTTTTGGCGGCTGCAGCGCGAATCGTTTGCCGAGCTGTATTCCGCCGCCTTTTTGCGCGACATGACCGACAACACCGATTTGGCGCTGGAGCGTTTTTTCAGCGAATTAAACGAAGAAAAGCACGTCTTTTTGCACGGCTTCTTCCACACCCTGCAACAGCGCGGTCTGATACGTCCGGACATTCCCGCCGAACTGGTCGGCCTGTTCGTCCGCCACGCCGACATATTGGCCGAACAGGCGCAAACGCTGCCGCGCTATAGCGCCGAGCCGCAACGCCTGCCGCAGGACATTCTCGGCCTGCTGCTGCACGGACTGGCGGGTGAGGCCGTCTGA
- the ung gene encoding uracil-DNA glycosylase, translating into MNTWTEALAGEKQKPYFQAILDTVRAERAAGQTVYPPAADVFNAFKATEFGGVKAVILGQDPYHGAGQAHGLAFSVRENIPVPPSLQNIYKELADDIPGFTVPAHGCLQHWADQGVLLLNTVLTVRAGQAHSHAALGWETFTDAVIRRLAEERRHLVFILWGSHAQKKGAFIDRSRHLVLTSPHPSPLSAYRGFFGSRPFSQTNAYLAAHGQSPIDWQV; encoded by the coding sequence ATGAACACCTGGACAGAAGCCCTCGCCGGCGAAAAACAAAAGCCCTACTTCCAAGCCATCCTCGACACCGTCCGCGCCGAACGCGCCGCCGGACAAACCGTCTACCCGCCCGCCGCCGACGTCTTCAACGCCTTCAAAGCCACCGAATTTGGCGGCGTCAAAGCCGTCATCCTCGGCCAAGACCCCTACCACGGCGCAGGCCAGGCACACGGCCTCGCCTTCTCCGTGCGCGAAAACATCCCCGTGCCGCCCTCATTGCAAAACATCTACAAAGAACTCGCCGACGACATCCCCGGCTTTACCGTCCCCGCCCACGGCTGCCTGCAACACTGGGCCGATCAGGGCGTGCTCCTGCTCAACACCGTCCTCACCGTCCGCGCCGGACAAGCCCACTCCCACGCCGCCCTCGGCTGGGAAACCTTCACCGACGCCGTCATCCGCCGCCTTGCCGAAGAACGCCGACACCTCGTCTTCATCCTCTGGGGCAGCCACGCGCAAAAAAAAGGCGCGTTCATCGACCGCAGCCGCCACCTCGTCCTCACCTCGCCCCACCCCTCCCCCCTCTCCGCCTACCGCGGCTTCTTCGGCAGCCGCCCCTTCTCGCAAACCAACGCCTATCTTGCAGCACACGGTCAAAGCCCCATCGACTGGCAGGTATGA
- the ybeY gene encoding rRNA maturation RNase YbeY: MKRAKRYPFKKILRQRLALHFDNRSTAAEVPSENQFRRWAWQAVKQQYRRADISVVLLDEEEARACNRDYRGKDYATNVLSFALDEGETLPALSDGLHGDLVICPQVVLKEAAEQGKTPEQHYAHLTVHGVLHLMGYDHIDDDEAEEMEALETELLHQLAYPDPYK, from the coding sequence ATGAAACGCGCCAAACGCTACCCCTTCAAAAAAATCCTGCGCCAACGCCTCGCCCTCCACTTCGACAACCGCTCAACCGCCGCCGAAGTGCCGTCTGAAAACCAATTCCGCCGCTGGGCGTGGCAGGCCGTCAAACAACAATACCGCCGCGCCGACATCTCCGTCGTCCTCCTCGACGAAGAAGAAGCCCGCGCCTGCAACCGCGACTACCGCGGCAAAGACTACGCCACCAACGTATTAAGCTTCGCCCTCGACGAAGGCGAAACCCTCCCCGCCCTTTCAGACGGCCTGCACGGCGACCTCGTCATCTGCCCCCAAGTCGTCCTCAAAGAAGCCGCCGAACAAGGCAAAACCCCCGAACAGCACTACGCCCACCTCACCGTCCACGGCGTCCTGCACCTCATGGGCTACGACCACATCGACGATGACGAAGCCGAAGAAATGGAAGCCCTTGAAACCGAATTGCTGCATCAGTTAGCATACCCCGACCCGTACAAATAG
- a CDS encoding MFS transporter → MTRPSEIHETSAPRRSDWLLLALGSTYKFTLVGFYLVALMTVLKHDGYSLKQLSWVQLIGGIEAFKVLFAALMDGCPTSPRGRFRPWLTGATLALAAAFAVMAFADVSPHFPLLLALCLVLSVSGTLYGCAMLGLSCIVLPKRELGFGGVVQTMAARGGKMIGGALVLWFYQQHGFQTACAFMLAFTLLLLALILPYREPASRAAGGSVAQLAARLFAFWRQPHTGWCWFALLFFATLPYAFCAAVFVPKLADAGYTPVQTGNILAVAIPVACLIVTPLAGRLARSRAPQSLMLPLFALQLPLLLANAAVGYTGAPAWVSPALMVALSLGYTLLMPVLLALMMEKSSRQTAALDSSLQFSVILTGSYAAGFAALRLAQHWGYGSVFLAAVLLALPAGGMMYRMGKNKAV, encoded by the coding sequence ATGACTAGGCCGTCTGAAATCCACGAAACATCCGCCCCGCGCCGCAGCGACTGGCTGCTGCTCGCGCTCGGCAGCACCTACAAATTCACCCTCGTCGGCTTTTACCTCGTCGCCCTGATGACCGTGCTTAAACACGACGGCTACAGCCTGAAACAGTTGAGCTGGGTGCAGCTTATCGGCGGCATCGAAGCGTTTAAAGTGCTGTTTGCCGCACTGATGGACGGCTGCCCGACAAGCCCGCGCGGGCGCTTCCGTCCGTGGCTGACGGGCGCGACGCTGGCGCTGGCCGCCGCATTCGCCGTGATGGCGTTTGCCGACGTGAGCCCGCATTTTCCTCTACTGCTGGCTTTGTGTTTGGTTTTGAGCGTATCGGGCACGCTCTACGGCTGCGCCATGCTCGGCCTAAGCTGCATCGTCCTACCCAAGCGCGAACTCGGCTTCGGCGGCGTGGTGCAAACCATGGCCGCACGCGGCGGCAAAATGATCGGCGGCGCACTGGTATTGTGGTTTTACCAGCAACACGGCTTTCAGACGGCCTGCGCCTTCATGCTGGCCTTTACCCTGCTGCTGCTTGCCTTGATTTTGCCCTACCGCGAGCCTGCAAGCCGCGCGGCGGGCGGCAGCGTGGCGCAGCTTGCCGCGCGGCTGTTTGCCTTCTGGCGGCAGCCGCACACGGGGTGGTGCTGGTTTGCCCTGTTGTTTTTCGCCACCCTGCCCTACGCCTTTTGCGCCGCCGTGTTCGTACCCAAGCTCGCCGACGCGGGCTACACGCCCGTGCAAACCGGCAACATCCTCGCTGTCGCCATCCCCGTTGCCTGCCTGATTGTTACCCCGCTGGCAGGCCGCCTCGCCCGCAGCCGTGCTCCGCAAAGCCTGATGCTGCCGCTTTTTGCGCTGCAACTGCCGCTGCTGCTGGCCAACGCCGCGGTCGGATACACCGGCGCCCCCGCGTGGGTCAGCCCCGCGTTGATGGTTGCCCTCAGTCTCGGCTACACCCTGCTGATGCCCGTATTGCTTGCGCTGATGATGGAAAAATCCAGCCGCCAAACCGCCGCCCTCGACAGCAGCCTGCAATTTTCCGTCATCCTCACCGGCAGCTACGCCGCCGGTTTCGCCGCCCTGCGCCTGGCGCAGCATTGGGGCTACGGCAGCGTCTTCCTTGCCGCCGTACTGCTCGCCCTGCCCGCAGGCGGCATGATGTACCGCATGGGCAAAAACAAGGCCGTCTGA
- the hemE gene encoding uroporphyrinogen decarboxylase, with the protein MQPLKNDTFLRALLKQPVEYTPVWMMRQAGRYLPEYKATRARAGSFLDLCKNTELATEVTIQPLERFDLDAAILFSDILTVPDAMGLGLYFAEGEGPKFERPLQHEADIAKLAVPDMARLQYVFDAVTSIRRALNGRVPLIGFSGSPFTLACYMVEGGSSKEFRTIKTMMYSRPDLLHKILEVNAQAVTAYLNAQIDAGAQAVQIFDTWGGVLSDAAFQEFSLRYMKQIVAGLKRENEGRRVPVILFAKGGGLWLEAMAESGADALGLDWTCNIGQARARVGGKVALQGNFDPFALFGTPEAVRAEVSRILADYGAGSGHVFNLGHGINQHADPEHAKILVDSVHELSHQYHL; encoded by the coding sequence ATGCAGCCCCTGAAAAACGACACCTTCCTCCGCGCCCTGCTCAAACAGCCCGTCGAATACACGCCGGTTTGGATGATGCGGCAGGCCGGACGCTATCTGCCCGAATACAAAGCCACCCGCGCACGCGCCGGCAGCTTTTTGGATTTGTGCAAAAACACCGAACTGGCCACCGAAGTTACCATCCAGCCGCTCGAGCGTTTCGATTTGGACGCAGCGATTTTGTTTTCCGACATCCTTACCGTGCCCGACGCGATGGGTTTGGGGCTGTATTTTGCCGAAGGCGAAGGGCCGAAATTCGAGCGGCCGCTGCAACACGAAGCCGACATTGCCAAGCTGGCCGTACCCGACATGGCGCGTCTGCAATATGTGTTTGACGCGGTAACGTCCATCCGCCGCGCCTTAAACGGCCGTGTGCCGCTGATCGGGTTTTCCGGCAGCCCGTTCACGCTGGCCTGCTACATGGTCGAGGGCGGCAGCAGCAAGGAATTCCGCACCATCAAAACCATGATGTACTCGCGCCCCGATCTGCTGCACAAAATTTTGGAAGTCAACGCGCAGGCCGTAACCGCCTATCTCAACGCGCAAATCGACGCGGGCGCACAGGCGGTGCAGATTTTCGACACTTGGGGCGGCGTGTTGAGCGACGCGGCTTTCCAAGAATTCAGCCTGCGCTATATGAAGCAGATTGTCGCCGGCCTCAAACGCGAAAACGAAGGCCGCCGCGTGCCCGTTATCCTGTTTGCCAAAGGCGGCGGACTGTGGCTCGAGGCGATGGCCGAAAGCGGCGCGGACGCGCTGGGTTTGGATTGGACGTGCAACATTGGCCAAGCCCGCGCGCGCGTCGGCGGTAAAGTTGCCCTGCAGGGCAATTTCGACCCCTTCGCGCTGTTTGGCACGCCCGAAGCCGTCCGCGCCGAAGTGTCGCGCATTCTGGCCGATTACGGCGCAGGCAGCGGCCATGTATTCAACCTCGGCCACGGCATCAACCAGCACGCCGACCCCGAACACGCCAAGATTCTGGTGGACTCGGTACACGAGCTGTCGCACCAATACCATCTTTGA
- a CDS encoding pyocin knob domain-containing protein → MPSGRGNWIFEANPAAAEAVADSIRFNFKFEEPGKKAKVLRFHQIGAAGETVAYQSWVVAKAAEAAAGKADIKKLTDEDLNSITSPGIFGQALNVHATAERNYPVQKAGSLLSLPSAYNSDAELASHQIYIPFDTDEIWRRGKRNGGRWTEWAKITVSPAELEEAVRTAAGQTVLLTGTQTVRGVKTFSDGLKTATPEATSNDTSVATTAFVKRMIEGVVRKAGSFTLPATANGQTDNQMACDWQTIAYPDGRIVHRYHIKHARDIYFEPEDDNVAAVNVGVKGVTIALPLISAMPGAVFEVRAQVIRATKREQSSTYIDEAAEQAIAWNLRKQGGNLDKVYLDMARTRGSDSEPVDILVYVEGY, encoded by the coding sequence ATGCCGTCCGGACGCGGCAATTGGATATTCGAGGCCAATCCGGCGGCGGCCGAAGCCGTGGCCGACAGCATCCGTTTCAACTTTAAGTTCGAAGAGCCCGGTAAAAAAGCAAAAGTTTTGCGCTTCCATCAGATTGGCGCGGCGGGCGAGACGGTGGCCTACCAAAGCTGGGTGGTCGCAAAAGCGGCAGAGGCGGCAGCGGGCAAAGCAGACATCAAAAAACTGACCGACGAAGACCTCAACAGCATCACGTCACCGGGTATCTTTGGGCAGGCGTTAAACGTACACGCCACCGCAGAGCGCAATTATCCCGTGCAAAAAGCAGGCAGCCTGTTGAGTCTGCCCTCGGCATATAACAGCGACGCCGAACTGGCATCGCATCAAATCTACATTCCATTTGATACCGATGAAATATGGCGGCGAGGCAAGCGCAACGGCGGCCGCTGGACTGAGTGGGCAAAAATCACCGTATCGCCCGCCGAACTGGAGGAGGCCGTCAGAACTGCGGCCGGCCAAACCGTTTTGTTGACAGGTACACAGACGGTGCGCGGCGTGAAAACCTTTTCAGACGGCCTCAAAACGGCCACTCCTGAGGCGACGAGCAACGATACGTCGGTGGCGACGACGGCATTTGTCAAGCGGATGATCGAAGGGGTTGTCAGGAAGGCCGGCAGCTTTACACTGCCTGCAACGGCAAATGGGCAGACGGATAATCAGATGGCCTGTGATTGGCAAACTATTGCCTACCCTGACGGACGTATCGTCCACAGGTATCACATCAAGCACGCGCGCGACATCTATTTCGAGCCTGAGGATGACAATGTGGCGGCCGTTAATGTCGGCGTCAAAGGGGTAACGATAGCCCTGCCGTTGATATCCGCCATGCCGGGTGCGGTTTTCGAAGTGCGCGCACAAGTTATACGGGCGACAAAGCGGGAGCAGTCGTCTACTTATATCGATGAAGCGGCCGAACAGGCAATAGCCTGGAACCTCCGAAAACAGGGGGGCAATTTAGACAAAGTTTATTTGGACATGGCCCGCACGCGTGGCAGCGATAGCGAGCCTGTCGATATCCTTGTTTACGTGGAGGGTTATTAA
- a CDS encoding HlyC/CorC family transporter: MDDSPSKPNFLERIIHRLSGNAPDTAEGVLALLQQAHEQQAFDADTMQRLEKVLDFAELEVRDAMITRSQMSVVKAGDSLERIIPYIIETAHSRFPVIDGDKDTILGILHAKDLLKYIGSSEPFDLESLLRPACFVPEGKSLNALLKIFREQRLHMAIVVDEYGGTSGLVTFEDVIEQIIGDIEDEFDEDDSADNIFPVSSERWRINAQTEIDDINTYFGTDYSGEEADSIGGLVIRELGRLPVRGDKIALPPLLFTVARADPRRLHTLMAVKIKTATKKEPN, encoded by the coding sequence ATGGACGACAGCCCGTCGAAACCCAACTTCCTCGAACGCATCATCCACCGCCTCAGCGGCAACGCCCCCGACACCGCCGAAGGCGTCCTCGCCCTGCTGCAGCAGGCGCACGAACAACAAGCCTTCGACGCCGACACCATGCAGCGGCTGGAAAAAGTCCTCGACTTCGCCGAACTCGAAGTGCGCGACGCCATGATCACCCGCTCGCAGATGAGCGTCGTCAAAGCCGGCGACAGCCTGGAACGCATCATCCCCTACATCATCGAAACCGCCCACTCCCGCTTCCCCGTCATCGACGGCGACAAGGACACCATCCTCGGCATCCTCCACGCCAAAGACCTGCTCAAATACATCGGCAGCAGCGAACCCTTCGACCTCGAAAGCCTGCTGCGCCCCGCCTGCTTCGTCCCCGAAGGCAAAAGCCTCAACGCCCTGCTGAAAATCTTCCGCGAACAACGCCTGCACATGGCCATCGTCGTCGACGAATACGGCGGCACCTCCGGCCTCGTCACCTTTGAAGACGTCATCGAACAAATCATCGGCGACATCGAAGACGAATTCGACGAAGACGACTCCGCCGACAACATCTTCCCCGTCTCATCCGAGCGCTGGCGCATCAACGCCCAAACCGAAATCGACGACATCAACACCTACTTCGGCACCGATTATTCCGGCGAAGAAGCCGACAGCATAGGCGGCCTCGTCATCCGCGAACTCGGCCGCCTGCCCGTGCGCGGCGACAAAATCGCCCTGCCCCCCCTGCTCTTCACCGTCGCCCGCGCCGACCCCCGCCGCCTGCACACCCTGATGGCGGTGAAAATCAAAACGGCAACAAAAAAAGAACCAAACTGA